The following are encoded together in the Mugil cephalus isolate CIBA_MC_2020 chromosome 18, CIBA_Mcephalus_1.1, whole genome shotgun sequence genome:
- the wdr97 gene encoding WD repeat-containing protein 97 isoform X2 translates to MVAPGEKSTTTTVLFPSLNLRLLSQGTGRTAEKQDLYKQDVKPPPRKVPLSENTCNLFTHGLSRLQHFSSDSPVRFIMYSEAAAALISLHADNTACLYRADGHKQTLLTCIPYMGLTATKMSGCVVGWGPGPVFTLLDSELCPLDVGRDALDIRVCQAAEHSTELVTAGVGNVCVWSVMLMRCKVKIQDGLQECVFTHMTLAPPRSDRPHRGFAVSGPVVTVVDLDGGRVLEHKKNLCSCDITAVVYCFQLDCLIIASQDLFIRVWGPDWVPRVAFSGHKDVVNSLYYSSKLNVLISSSLDCTIRCWNVEECDVHECVQTEQKNPPLYMGGTRKEDIFFSFSHQGVDFWAIRTLYTLHCKLRGSEDTLLRRIHVSHFPAPYPTRVLCVTGDNDVTLVAAGTGALLTSFKAKDRILCADYCLHKEILLALTEAGTVLQANTLTNPITLMQEWEGRGQGPWQEKDHLIQSKAENLATPGPACCLVLYVYVVDAEKALEEWRDLQENRGCRRRSKALRDDTKNKFLIILGQSGGCVSALKINNGKVLCRVPAHNGQKVTTLQVYPEDSYLLSTGEDLTVVVWRVNPFVNDCLTQQLSLNCGQPQVYLGALGPQLALTFQEPNSGSYSLKHFNLLNERQRETDYEPRVGHSEPFTGLCVLPDLKVFVSSSLDKTACIWNEENHIIRKLHLNAVPECLVWSGSGGELFLGIKGDLYRMSCEKFLPRSYRETLPDISYTEPFTDLPIEDKDAYDQRKTPTVSKSEEKLSQAIWSNQILTEYMQQPKESVRTSNMDLEALLQGTVKCKKGKPPSTKQTKKEAFGRYMEIVYRLPPSVKVDLDYTFQPNKFIFSYTEPKDFRPPVPPKLKKPVSPQPEPKIETVPVKVKKKKEKKAPPMLEDVKPQPVKKVIPKKPVVVKKEKEPPRILSPVEEPKPKTPSPPPPPQPQPPRPRVRTPTPPPPREPSPEVPAFLKQFAEMEWFRDVYPDKTSIPSTLSPQDFFLKLLSFLQTCSVPSKIKIIVAMQALYNQGILQCTDQLYQSLIDSVHKFAKAQMSPVERTVLTEILNLLLRLKPAGFDLVKTLLILLAYKKTGLREVVLRVLKGLGVDEAEQWLWPELESWDTEVKDQSDMWKSLHDRAACWLELWISKFKEHNRHLYLLSTEKWKPSVVSAVDVLNHFCFVQKEEHRKARCAAPTGRKNTVLLPLYDCSQPILRLGETYSMARIRRPPGIILPPIRNRPFLMHFPSFITLPLPRVTLFPFHTCSDEDWLKASTRRYFIHQESLVEYYR, encoded by the exons ATGGTTGCACCGGGAGAGAAGAGCACAACGACTACAGTGCTCTTTCCCAGTCTGAATCTGAGGCTGCTGTCTCAAGGCACTGGAAGAACCGCTGAAAAGCAGGATTTatacaaacaggatgtgaagCCACCCCCACGCAAG GTACCTCTGTCCGAGAACACGTGCAACTTGTTCACCCACGGCCTCAGTCGCCTGCAGcatttctcctctgacagcCCCGTGCGTTTCATAATGTATtctgaagcagctgcagcattGATTAGCCTCCACGCGGACAACACCGCCTGCCTTTACAGAGCCGATGGCCACAAGCAGACGCTCTTAACCTGCATACCTTACATGGGCTTGACTGCCACAAAGATGTCTGGCTGTGTGGTAGGCTGGGGCCCCGGGCCCGTCTTCACACTTCTGGACAGTGAGCTGTGCCCGCTGGACGTTGGTCGCGACGCCCTGGACATACgcgtgtgtcaggctgcagagcACTCCACGGAGCTGGTGACTGCAGGTGTGGggaatgtgtgcgtgtggtcGGTGATGCTCATGAGGTGTAAGGTGAAGATACAGGACGGGCTGCAAGAGTGTGTTTTCACTCACATGACACTGGCCCCTCCACGATCTGACAGGCCTCACAGGGGCTTTGCTGTGAGTGGGCCGGTGGTGACGGTGGTCGACCTAGATGGCGGGAGGGTTTTGGAGCACAAAAAGAACCTCTGCTCCTG cgaCATCACTGCAGTGGTTTACTGCTTCCAACTGGACTGTTTGATCATTGCTTCCCAAGATCTCTTCATCAGAGTATGGGGTCCAGACTGGGTGCCACGTGTTGCTTTTTCCGGGCACAAGG ATGTGGTGAATTCCTTGTACTACAGCTCCAAATTAAACGTGCTGATATCTTCCTCTTTGGACTGCACAATCCGCTGCTGGAATGTGGAAGAGTGCGACGTGCATGAGTGTGTCCAGACAGAgcagaaaaatcctccactgtaCATGGGAGGCACTAGAAAAGAAGAtatctttttctccttctcacaCCAAGGGGTGGATTTCTGGGCCATCAGAACGTTGTATACCCTCCACTGCAAATTAAGAGGCAGCGAAGACACCTTATTGAGACGAATCCACGTTTCACACTTCCCTGCTCCTTACCCTACACGAGTCCTCTGTGTTACTGGGGACAACGATGTCACTCTTGTGGCTGCAGGAACTGGAGCGTTGCTGACTTCATTCAAGGCAAAGGACAGGATCTTGTGTGCCGACTACTGCCTGCACAAAGAGATTCTGTTGGCCTTGACTGAGGCAGGTACAGTGCTGCAAGCCAACACGCTCACTAATCCAATCACTTTAATGCAAGAATGGGAAGGCAGAGGACAGGGTCCCTGGCAGGAGAAGGACCACTTGATTCAAAGTAAAGCTGAGAATCTGGCGACCCCTGGTCCAGCCTGCTGCCTGGTCCTCTACGTTTATGTGGTGGACGCAGAGAAAGCTCTAGAGGAGTGGAGAGACTTACAGGAGAACAGAGGCTGCAGACGCAGGAGCAAGGCTTTACGTGATGACACCAAGAATAA GTTTTTGATTATCCTTGGCCAAAGCGGAGGCTGTGTGAGTGCTCTGAAAATAAACAATGGGAAGGTTTTGTGCAGGGTGCCAGCGCACAACGGTCAAAAAGTCACCACACTGCAAGTTTACCCTGAGGACAGCTACCTCCTCTCCACAG GAGAGGACCTGACAGTGGTGGTGTGGAGAGTAAACCCCTTTGTCAACGATTGTCTCACCCAGCAGCTGAGCTTGAACTGTGGCCAGCCTCAAGTCTACCTGGGAGCACTGGGGCCTCAGTTGGCCCTGACCTTTCAAGAGCCCAACAGCGGCTCCTACAGCCTGAAGCACTTTAACTTGCTCaacgagagacagagagaaacagattaCGAGCCCAGGGTGGGACATTCAGAGCCCTTCACAG ggCTGTGTGTGTTGCCTGATTTGAAGGTGTTTGTCTCCAGCAGTCTAGATAAGACAGCGTGTATCTGGAATGAGGAGAATCACATCATCAG GAAGCTTCACTTGAATGCAGTGCCTGAGTGTTTGGTGTGGAGTGGGTCTGGAGGAGAACTGTTCCTGGGGATCAAAGGGGACCTTTACAGGATGAGCTGTGAAAAATTCCTGCCACGCAGCTACAGAGAAACC CTTCCTGACATTTCTTACACTGAGCCTTTTACTGACTTGCCTATTGAGGATAAAGACGCATACGACCAAAGAAA GACTCCCACCGTGTCCAAAAGTGAGGAGAAGTTATCCCAAGCAATCTGGAGTAATCAGATATTAACTGAATATATGCAACAACCAAAG GAGAGTGTACGGACATCAAACATGGACCTAGAAGCACTCCTGCAAGGCACAGTGAAATGCAAAAAAGGGAAGCCTCCCAGTACAAAGCAAACCAAGAAAGAGGCCTTCGGCCGCTACATGGAAATAGTATACCGCCTGCCGCCCAGTGTTAAG GTGGATTTGGATTACACCTTTCAGCCgaataaattcatattttcatatactGAACCGAAGGACTTCAGGCCTCCAGTCCCTCCCAAGTTAAAAAAGCCCGTCTCACCTCAACCTGAACCTAAGATTGAGACTGTCCCCgtgaaagtgaagaaaaagaag GAGAAGAAGGCTCCTCCGATGCTCGAGGACGTGAAGCCACAGCCTGTTAAGAAAGTCATACCGAAGAAACCCGTCGTagtgaagaaggaaaaagag CCTCCACGAATCCTCTCTCCAGTCGAGGAACCCAAACCCAAaactccctctcctcctcctcctcctcaacctcaACCTCCACGTCCTCGTGTCAGAACCCcaacaccacctccaccacGAGAACCCTCTCCTGAAGTGCCAGCGTTCCTCAAACAGTTTGCAGAGATGGAATGGTTTAGAGACGTGTATCCTGACAAAACG AGTATCCCAAGCACCCTGTCTCCGCAAGACTTCTTCTTGAAGCTGCTGAGCTTTCTGCAAACCTGCAGCGTCCCGTCCAAGATCAAGATCATCGTCGCGATGCAGGCGCTGTACAACCAGGGGATCCTGCAGTGTACAGACCAGCTTTACCAAAGCCTCATTGACTCTGTGCACAAATTTGCAAAAGCTCAGATG TCACCCGTTGAACGGACTGTCCTCACTGAAATCTTGAATCTCTTGTTGCGTCTGAAACCGGCCGGCTTCGATCTTGTGAAGACGCTGCTGATTCTTCTCGCCTACAAAAAAACAGGCCTTCG GGAAGTCGTACTGCGCGTCCTGAAAGGTTTAGGTGTGGATGAAGCGGAGCAGTGGCTGTGGCCTGAGCTGGAGAGCTGGGACACGGAGGTGAAGGACCAGTCTGACATGTGGAAGAGCCTCCACGACAGAGCAGCTTGTTGGTTGGAGTTGTGGATCTCCAAATTCAAA GAACATAACAGGCATCTGTACCTCTTGAGCACAGAGAAGTGGAAACCCTCAGTCGTCAGCGCGGTGGACGTGCTCAATCACTTCTGCTTTGTCCAAAAAGAAGAGCACAGAAAAGCTCGATGTGCTGCACCCACAGGCCGCAAAAACACCGTGCTTTTACCTCTCTATGACTG TTCCCAACCAATCCTTCGTTTAGGAGAGACCTACAGCATGGCCAGGATACGCAGGCCACCAG GTATAATCCTGCCTCCCATTCGAAACCGTCCTTTCCTGATGCACTTTCCCAGTTTCATCACCTTGCCGTTACCTCGGGTTACCCTCTTCCCGTTCCACACCTGCTCAGACGAGGACTGGCTGAAGGCCTCAACTCGACGCTACTTCATTCACCAGGAATCCTTGGTAGAGTACTACAGATGA
- the si:ch73-174h16.4 gene encoding leucine-rich repeat-containing protein 14: MQLSLVSLCAREVVSDHSSSPGWVRWVPRELYRPLLEAAFHSCRPLAVSELVQRWPERTLRVGGRRKQGQTAPNRLCIQALLLAVVRGLSDHRCALQMLDLCGLQGDEGGMGDPMGGWSLTVALCTVVVQARAGAQRGQRKEGERERKRFSALERERDIKRERGQRKRGSELGGDETSSESERVMSEEELIKGVRRRMEMERKREAALTGPGGSKRESEEKEFDGEVLMHVRADLFVNARSWERVRVALSASGPIKLQCRYLRVEEFSVSSIRTLLGLLPRRGLLGVDVRYSSLGVAGLAELLPLLSTFPALNSLRLHYCNLDFRRDHLGQEEALRDLSQGLAHLQELRRLSLTALRLPGQLRVLLSSLPQPLEVLELPYLSLSPSDLSYLSSSHHAPTLQQLDLSENRVDEHTLPSIRRLLTQASSSLQHLSLSGCGLTDGLLGLLLPSLGGCCALKSLALALNPLSMAGLVDLVKMAVRMPSLRQLLYPNPLEDYQPGLPDLPSSAQLLDWPLDEATDINATGSQLNGLLMEGGRSDLFLTCDLLNYDKDLVD; encoded by the exons ATGCAGCTCTCCCTGGTGAGTCTGTGCGCCAGAGAGGTGGTGAGTGACCACAGCTCGTCCCCCGGCTGGGTGAGGTGGGTGCCCAGGGAGCTGTACAGACCGCTGCTGGAGGCCGCCTTCCACAGCTGCAGACCTCTGGCCGTGAGTGAGCTAGTGCAGCGGTGGCCTGAGCGCACACTGCGCGTCGGAGGCAGGAGGAAACAGGGGCAAACTGCGCCAAATCGACTCTGCATCCAGGCCCTGTTACTAGCAGTCGTTAGAGGACTCTCGGACCACAG GTGTGCGCTGCAAATGCTGGACCTTTGTGGACTgcaaggagatgaaggaggaatgGGAGACCCGATGGGAGGCTGGTCCCTGACTGTAGCCCTCTGTACTGTGGTGGTTCAAGCCAGAGCTGGAGCACAGAGGGGccagaggaaagaaggagagcGGGAGAGAAAGCGGTTCTCAGCtctggaaagagagagggatataaaaagagaaaggggcCAGAGGAAGAGGGGAAGTGAACTCGGCGGCGATGAGACAAGCTCCGAGAGTGAGAGGGTCATGAGTGAAGAGGAGCTGATTAAAGGAGTCcggaggaggatggagatggagaggaaaagagaggcaGCATTGACGGGTCCAGGGGGGAGTAAAAGAGAGAGTGAAGAAAAAGAGTTTGATGGTGAAGTGCTGATGCACGTGAGAGCTGATCTTTTCGTCAACGCCCGCTCTTGGGAGCGTGTTCGCGTAGCTCTCAGCGCATCAGGACCCATCAAGCTTCAGTGCCGATATCTGCGTGTGGAGGAGTTTTCAGTGTCCAGTATCAGGACTCTGCTCGGGCTGCTGCCGCGCAGGGGTCTCCTGGGCGTGGACGTCCGCTACAGCAGCCTCGGCGTCGCTGGCTTGGCCGAActgctgcctctgctctccACCTTCCCCGCCCTGAACTCCCTTCGTCTGCACTACTGTAACCTGGACTTTCGTAGAGACCACCTCGGTCAAGAAGAGGCGTTAAGGGATCTGTCACAGGGCCTGGCTCACCTGCAGGAGCTGCGACGCCTCAGCCTCACTGCACTGCGACTGCCCGGTCAGTTGCGTGTGCTGCTCAG CTCGCTGCCTCAGCCTCTGGAGGTTCTGGAGCTTCCCTACTTGAGCCTGAGTCCATCCGACCTCAGCTATCTGTCCAGCAGCCACCACGCTCCCACGCTGCAGCAGCTGGATCTGAGCGAAAACCGCGTGGATGAACACACCCTCCCCTCGATTCGCCGCCTCCTCACCCAGGCCTCCAGCAGCCTGCAGCACCTCTCTTTAAGCGGCTGCGGGTTGACTGATGGCCTGCTGGGTCTCTTGCTGCCCTCGCTCGGGGGCTGCTGCGCCCTCAAGAGCTTGGCCTTGGCCCTTAACCCGCTCTCCATGGCTGGCCTCGTGGACCTGGTGAAGATGGCTGTGAGAATGCCCTCCTTGCGACAGCTGCTGTACCCCAACCCCCTGGAGGACTACCAGCCCGGCCTTCCCGACCTGCCCTCCAGCGCCCAGCTCTTAGACTGGCCCCTGGATGAAGCCACAGACATCAACGCAACCGGCAGTCAACTCAACGGGCTGCTGATGGAGGGTGGGCGCTCTGACCTCTTCCTGACCTGCGACCTGCTCAATTATGATAAAGACTTGGTGGACTAG
- the wdr97 gene encoding WD repeat-containing protein 97 isoform X1, translating into MVAPGEKSTTTTVLFPSLNLRLLSQGTGRTAEKQDLYKQDVKPPPRKVPLSENTCNLFTHGLSRLQHFSSDSPVRFIMYSEAAAALISLHADNTACLYRADGHKQTLLTCIPYMGLTATKMSGCVVGWGPGPVFTLLDSELCPLDVGRDALDIRVCQAAEHSTELVTAGVGNVCVWSVMLMRCKVKIQDGLQECVFTHMTLAPPRSDRPHRGFAVSGPVVTVVDLDGGRVLEHKKNLCSCDITAVVYCFQLDCLIIASQDLFIRVWGPDWVPRVAFSGHKDVVNSLYYSSKLNVLISSSLDCTIRCWNVEECDVHECVQTEQKNPPLYMGGTRKEDIFFSFSHQGVDFWAIRTLYTLHCKLRGSEDTLLRRIHVSHFPAPYPTRVLCVTGDNDVTLVAAGTGALLTSFKAKDRILCADYCLHKEILLALTEAGTVLQANTLTNPITLMQEWEGRGQGPWQEKDHLIQSKAENLATPGPACCLVLYVYVVDAEKALEEWRDLQENRGCRRRSKALRDDTKNKFLIILGQSGGCVSALKINNGKVLCRVPAHNGQKVTTLQVYPEDSYLLSTGEDLTVVVWRVNPFVNDCLTQQLSLNCGQPQVYLGALGPQLALTFQEPNSGSYSLKHFNLLNERQRETDYEPRVGHSEPFTGLCVLPDLKVFVSSSLDKTACIWNEENHIIRKLHLNAVPECLVWSGSGGELFLGIKGDLYRMSCEKFLPRSYRETLPDISYTEPFTDLPIEDKDAYDQRKTPTVSKSEEKLSQAIWSNQILTEYMQQPKESVRTSNMDLEALLQGTVKCKKGKPPSTKQTKKEAFGRYMEIVYRLPPSVKVDLDYTFQPNKFIFSYTEPKDFRPPVPPKLKKPVSPQPEPKIETVPVKVKKKKEKKAPPMLEDVKPQPVKKVIPKKPVVVKKEKEPPRILSPVEEPKPKTPSPPPPPQPQPPRPRVRTPTPPPPREPSPEVPAFLKQFAEMEWFRDVYPDKTSIPSTLSPQDFFLKLLSFLQTCSVPSKIKIIVAMQALYNQGILQCTDQLYQSLIDSVHKFAKAQMSPVERTVLTEILNLLLRLKPAGFDLVKTLLILLAYKKTGLREVVLRVLKGLGVDEAEQWLWPELESWDTEVKDQSDMWKSLHDRAACWLELWISKFKEHNRHLYLLSTEKWKPSVVSAVDVLNHFCFVQKEEHRKARCAAPTGRKNTVLLPLYDCSSQPILRLGETYSMARIRRPPGIILPPIRNRPFLMHFPSFITLPLPRVTLFPFHTCSDEDWLKASTRRYFIHQESLVEYYR; encoded by the exons ATGGTTGCACCGGGAGAGAAGAGCACAACGACTACAGTGCTCTTTCCCAGTCTGAATCTGAGGCTGCTGTCTCAAGGCACTGGAAGAACCGCTGAAAAGCAGGATTTatacaaacaggatgtgaagCCACCCCCACGCAAG GTACCTCTGTCCGAGAACACGTGCAACTTGTTCACCCACGGCCTCAGTCGCCTGCAGcatttctcctctgacagcCCCGTGCGTTTCATAATGTATtctgaagcagctgcagcattGATTAGCCTCCACGCGGACAACACCGCCTGCCTTTACAGAGCCGATGGCCACAAGCAGACGCTCTTAACCTGCATACCTTACATGGGCTTGACTGCCACAAAGATGTCTGGCTGTGTGGTAGGCTGGGGCCCCGGGCCCGTCTTCACACTTCTGGACAGTGAGCTGTGCCCGCTGGACGTTGGTCGCGACGCCCTGGACATACgcgtgtgtcaggctgcagagcACTCCACGGAGCTGGTGACTGCAGGTGTGGggaatgtgtgcgtgtggtcGGTGATGCTCATGAGGTGTAAGGTGAAGATACAGGACGGGCTGCAAGAGTGTGTTTTCACTCACATGACACTGGCCCCTCCACGATCTGACAGGCCTCACAGGGGCTTTGCTGTGAGTGGGCCGGTGGTGACGGTGGTCGACCTAGATGGCGGGAGGGTTTTGGAGCACAAAAAGAACCTCTGCTCCTG cgaCATCACTGCAGTGGTTTACTGCTTCCAACTGGACTGTTTGATCATTGCTTCCCAAGATCTCTTCATCAGAGTATGGGGTCCAGACTGGGTGCCACGTGTTGCTTTTTCCGGGCACAAGG ATGTGGTGAATTCCTTGTACTACAGCTCCAAATTAAACGTGCTGATATCTTCCTCTTTGGACTGCACAATCCGCTGCTGGAATGTGGAAGAGTGCGACGTGCATGAGTGTGTCCAGACAGAgcagaaaaatcctccactgtaCATGGGAGGCACTAGAAAAGAAGAtatctttttctccttctcacaCCAAGGGGTGGATTTCTGGGCCATCAGAACGTTGTATACCCTCCACTGCAAATTAAGAGGCAGCGAAGACACCTTATTGAGACGAATCCACGTTTCACACTTCCCTGCTCCTTACCCTACACGAGTCCTCTGTGTTACTGGGGACAACGATGTCACTCTTGTGGCTGCAGGAACTGGAGCGTTGCTGACTTCATTCAAGGCAAAGGACAGGATCTTGTGTGCCGACTACTGCCTGCACAAAGAGATTCTGTTGGCCTTGACTGAGGCAGGTACAGTGCTGCAAGCCAACACGCTCACTAATCCAATCACTTTAATGCAAGAATGGGAAGGCAGAGGACAGGGTCCCTGGCAGGAGAAGGACCACTTGATTCAAAGTAAAGCTGAGAATCTGGCGACCCCTGGTCCAGCCTGCTGCCTGGTCCTCTACGTTTATGTGGTGGACGCAGAGAAAGCTCTAGAGGAGTGGAGAGACTTACAGGAGAACAGAGGCTGCAGACGCAGGAGCAAGGCTTTACGTGATGACACCAAGAATAA GTTTTTGATTATCCTTGGCCAAAGCGGAGGCTGTGTGAGTGCTCTGAAAATAAACAATGGGAAGGTTTTGTGCAGGGTGCCAGCGCACAACGGTCAAAAAGTCACCACACTGCAAGTTTACCCTGAGGACAGCTACCTCCTCTCCACAG GAGAGGACCTGACAGTGGTGGTGTGGAGAGTAAACCCCTTTGTCAACGATTGTCTCACCCAGCAGCTGAGCTTGAACTGTGGCCAGCCTCAAGTCTACCTGGGAGCACTGGGGCCTCAGTTGGCCCTGACCTTTCAAGAGCCCAACAGCGGCTCCTACAGCCTGAAGCACTTTAACTTGCTCaacgagagacagagagaaacagattaCGAGCCCAGGGTGGGACATTCAGAGCCCTTCACAG ggCTGTGTGTGTTGCCTGATTTGAAGGTGTTTGTCTCCAGCAGTCTAGATAAGACAGCGTGTATCTGGAATGAGGAGAATCACATCATCAG GAAGCTTCACTTGAATGCAGTGCCTGAGTGTTTGGTGTGGAGTGGGTCTGGAGGAGAACTGTTCCTGGGGATCAAAGGGGACCTTTACAGGATGAGCTGTGAAAAATTCCTGCCACGCAGCTACAGAGAAACC CTTCCTGACATTTCTTACACTGAGCCTTTTACTGACTTGCCTATTGAGGATAAAGACGCATACGACCAAAGAAA GACTCCCACCGTGTCCAAAAGTGAGGAGAAGTTATCCCAAGCAATCTGGAGTAATCAGATATTAACTGAATATATGCAACAACCAAAG GAGAGTGTACGGACATCAAACATGGACCTAGAAGCACTCCTGCAAGGCACAGTGAAATGCAAAAAAGGGAAGCCTCCCAGTACAAAGCAAACCAAGAAAGAGGCCTTCGGCCGCTACATGGAAATAGTATACCGCCTGCCGCCCAGTGTTAAG GTGGATTTGGATTACACCTTTCAGCCgaataaattcatattttcatatactGAACCGAAGGACTTCAGGCCTCCAGTCCCTCCCAAGTTAAAAAAGCCCGTCTCACCTCAACCTGAACCTAAGATTGAGACTGTCCCCgtgaaagtgaagaaaaagaag GAGAAGAAGGCTCCTCCGATGCTCGAGGACGTGAAGCCACAGCCTGTTAAGAAAGTCATACCGAAGAAACCCGTCGTagtgaagaaggaaaaagag CCTCCACGAATCCTCTCTCCAGTCGAGGAACCCAAACCCAAaactccctctcctcctcctcctcctcaacctcaACCTCCACGTCCTCGTGTCAGAACCCcaacaccacctccaccacGAGAACCCTCTCCTGAAGTGCCAGCGTTCCTCAAACAGTTTGCAGAGATGGAATGGTTTAGAGACGTGTATCCTGACAAAACG AGTATCCCAAGCACCCTGTCTCCGCAAGACTTCTTCTTGAAGCTGCTGAGCTTTCTGCAAACCTGCAGCGTCCCGTCCAAGATCAAGATCATCGTCGCGATGCAGGCGCTGTACAACCAGGGGATCCTGCAGTGTACAGACCAGCTTTACCAAAGCCTCATTGACTCTGTGCACAAATTTGCAAAAGCTCAGATG TCACCCGTTGAACGGACTGTCCTCACTGAAATCTTGAATCTCTTGTTGCGTCTGAAACCGGCCGGCTTCGATCTTGTGAAGACGCTGCTGATTCTTCTCGCCTACAAAAAAACAGGCCTTCG GGAAGTCGTACTGCGCGTCCTGAAAGGTTTAGGTGTGGATGAAGCGGAGCAGTGGCTGTGGCCTGAGCTGGAGAGCTGGGACACGGAGGTGAAGGACCAGTCTGACATGTGGAAGAGCCTCCACGACAGAGCAGCTTGTTGGTTGGAGTTGTGGATCTCCAAATTCAAA GAACATAACAGGCATCTGTACCTCTTGAGCACAGAGAAGTGGAAACCCTCAGTCGTCAGCGCGGTGGACGTGCTCAATCACTTCTGCTTTGTCCAAAAAGAAGAGCACAGAAAAGCTCGATGTGCTGCACCCACAGGCCGCAAAAACACCGTGCTTTTACCTCTCTATGACTG tagTTCCCAACCAATCCTTCGTTTAGGAGAGACCTACAGCATGGCCAGGATACGCAGGCCACCAG GTATAATCCTGCCTCCCATTCGAAACCGTCCTTTCCTGATGCACTTTCCCAGTTTCATCACCTTGCCGTTACCTCGGGTTACCCTCTTCCCGTTCCACACCTGCTCAGACGAGGACTGGCTGAAGGCCTCAACTCGACGCTACTTCATTCACCAGGAATCCTTGGTAGAGTACTACAGATGA